A genome region from Thermoanaerobaculia bacterium includes the following:
- a CDS encoding septal ring lytic transglycosylase RlpA family protein: MTPLRSIASAPLPLALGLLLLAGCASSGNQASRAGRSTLERGMASWYGPGFHGRMTASGERYDMHAATAAHRTLPFGTVLEVRNLDNGLTTQVRVNDRGPFKKDRIVDLSLTAARAIGMVGPGTARVELRTLSLGGGDRRYVVQVGAFQEQALADALASRLRADYPEVVLRSDEVWHRVQLGAFTDPDEAADLARKLSRQGYAALVIAARAPTPVATPSATAPPSF, from the coding sequence ATGACGCCCCTACGCTCCATCGCCTCCGCCCCTCTTCCTCTGGCACTGGGTCTTCTCTTGCTCGCCGGCTGTGCGAGCTCGGGGAATCAGGCGAGCCGCGCCGGCCGTTCCACCCTCGAACGCGGCATGGCCTCCTGGTACGGACCCGGCTTCCACGGCCGGATGACCGCCTCCGGCGAGCGCTACGACATGCACGCCGCGACCGCCGCGCACCGCACGCTGCCGTTCGGCACCGTGCTCGAAGTGCGCAATCTCGACAACGGCCTCACGACCCAGGTGCGGGTCAACGATCGCGGGCCGTTCAAGAAGGACCGGATCGTCGATCTCTCCCTCACCGCCGCCCGCGCCATCGGCATGGTCGGGCCGGGAACCGCGCGGGTGGAGCTGCGGACGCTCTCCCTCGGCGGCGGCGACCGGCGCTACGTGGTGCAGGTCGGAGCGTTCCAGGAGCAGGCGCTCGCCGACGCCCTGGCCTCCCGCCTGCGCGCCGACTACCCGGAGGTCGTCCTGCGCTCCGACGAGGTCTGGCACCGGGTACAGCTCGGCGCCTTCACCGACCCCGACGAAGCGGCGGATCTGGCGCGCAAGCTCTCGCGCCAGGGCTACGCCGCGCTGGTCATCGCGGCGCGCGCCCCGACGCCGGTCGCGACACCGTCGGCTACTGCGCCGCCGTCTTTCTGA
- a CDS encoding adenylosuccinate lyase, giving the protein MTKSAEPSPDTAPEQPQNPLYERYASREMAAIFSSSHRFATWRRIWILLARSQADLGLPIRREQIAALEAAAPQLDLARVAQLERQTRHDVVAHLRHFAEQADAIVPDAGGILHLGATSAFITDNTDQLLMREALELLRRRLATALGGLADFARRHRALPCLAYTHFQPAQLTTVGKRACLWAHDLVLDLAEIEHRLATVRCRGVKGTTGTQASFLTLFAGDHAKVRELDARVASGLGFAGSVAVSGQTYTRKLDSQLLATLSGVAESCHKMGTDLRLLQGVGELAEPFDEHQVGSSAMAYKRNPVRAERMCGLARRIMTDALNGPVNAATQWLERSLDDSANRRLVLPDAFLACDAIVGLAGHIAAGLRVHAGMVAARVARELPFMATETLLMEAVLRGGDRQVLHERIRTHSFAAQEAVARNEENPLLATIAADADFRLSAEEIARWVDPQAFTGRSAEQVDDFLNDVLNPALAGLDAAAVEVPRI; this is encoded by the coding sequence ATGACCAAGAGCGCCGAACCGTCCCCGGACACCGCCCCCGAACAGCCCCAGAACCCGCTCTACGAGCGCTATGCGTCGCGCGAGATGGCGGCGATCTTCTCGAGCTCCCACCGCTTCGCGACCTGGCGCCGGATCTGGATCCTGCTCGCCCGAAGCCAGGCGGACCTGGGGCTGCCGATCCGCCGCGAGCAGATCGCCGCCCTCGAGGCGGCGGCGCCACAGCTCGATCTCGCCCGGGTCGCCCAACTCGAGCGCCAGACCCGTCACGACGTCGTGGCGCACCTCAGGCATTTCGCGGAGCAGGCGGACGCGATCGTGCCGGACGCCGGCGGCATCCTCCACCTCGGCGCCACCAGCGCTTTCATCACCGACAACACCGACCAGTTGCTGATGCGCGAGGCGCTCGAGCTCCTCCGCCGCCGCCTCGCCACGGCGCTCGGCGGACTCGCCGACTTCGCCCGCCGCCATCGGGCTCTGCCCTGCCTCGCCTACACCCATTTCCAGCCGGCGCAGCTGACGACGGTGGGCAAGCGCGCCTGCCTCTGGGCGCACGACCTGGTCCTCGACCTGGCCGAGATCGAGCACCGACTGGCGACCGTGCGCTGCCGCGGAGTCAAGGGAACGACCGGCACCCAGGCGAGCTTCCTCACGCTGTTCGCCGGCGATCATGCGAAGGTCCGCGAGCTCGATGCCCGGGTCGCCTCCGGACTCGGCTTCGCCGGCTCGGTCGCGGTCTCCGGCCAGACCTACACCCGCAAGCTCGACAGCCAACTGCTCGCGACCCTCTCGGGTGTCGCCGAGAGCTGCCACAAGATGGGCACCGACCTGCGGCTGCTGCAGGGAGTCGGCGAGCTCGCGGAGCCGTTCGACGAGCACCAGGTCGGCTCGTCGGCAATGGCTTACAAGCGCAATCCGGTGCGCGCCGAGCGCATGTGCGGCCTGGCCCGGCGGATCATGACCGACGCCCTGAACGGGCCGGTGAACGCCGCGACGCAGTGGCTCGAGCGCAGTCTCGACGACTCCGCCAACCGCCGCCTCGTCCTGCCCGACGCCTTCCTCGCCTGCGACGCCATCGTGGGCCTCGCCGGGCACATCGCCGCGGGCCTGCGCGTCCACGCCGGCATGGTCGCGGCGCGGGTCGCGCGCGAGCTGCCGTTCATGGCCACCGAGACGCTGCTCATGGAGGCCGTGCTGCGCGGCGGCGACCGCCAGGTGCTCCACGAACGCATCCGCACGCACTCCTTCGCCGCCCAGGAAGCGGTGGCCCGGAACGAGGAGAATCCGCTCCTTGCTACAATAGCCGCTGACGCCGACTTCCGGCTGTCGGCCGAGGAGATCGCCCGCTGGGTGGACCCGCAGGCGTTCACCGGCAGGTCGGCCGAGCAGGTGGACGATTTCCTGAACGACGTCCTGAACCCGGCTCTGGCCGGCCTCGACGCCGCGGCAGTGGAAGTGCCCCGCATCTAG
- a CDS encoding GAF domain-containing protein, producing MTPTVLRLRWAVQGRDEILPLAADELRIGRGTENEVVLADFSVSRRHAVIRKEGGSWFVQDLASTNGIQVNGVVSKRAMLKPGDRIKVGIFDLGIEEVREPPTSGSRDRAATAGLPQAPPLAQVAVGTATIVRSLADFSAAWGLDGKTSGEARSSKRKDLDEAYSSKIFGFMTRLARLLIRSDSVDEVLSRVMDIAFEALPVDRGFILLLDESTGKTVCELARTKERLEFRPQSEVPVSQTMVEQVMRDRVALLTYDALADQRLAGGDSIRIHQIRAAMCTPLWSGEKIIGVFQVDTPFHAGTFNEKDLDLLTALANYAAVAVERLRYAKTVEFERQVRSRLERYHSPAVIESIVKFTPSAAEPTVGRMKLAEATVMFADLAGFTPVSEQASPQEVAEMLESYFTHAVEAIFSVGGTLDKFIGDCVMAFFGAPVPQSDHARRAVEAAIQIQDAQEALNRERAARGLPTLLVRIAIQSGPVMVGDVGSRKRVDYTVLGNTVNVAARLESGVAEPGEITLGGETHRLLAGAFPTEPLGEFQLKGLQQKVHAFRVLRG from the coding sequence GTGACGCCGACCGTGCTCCGATTGCGCTGGGCCGTTCAGGGCAGGGACGAGATTCTGCCGCTTGCCGCGGACGAGTTGCGCATCGGCCGCGGCACCGAGAACGAGGTCGTCCTGGCCGATTTCTCGGTCTCGCGCCGCCACGCAGTCATCCGCAAGGAAGGCGGCAGCTGGTTCGTTCAGGATCTGGCGTCGACCAACGGCATCCAGGTCAACGGCGTCGTCAGCAAGCGCGCCATGCTCAAGCCCGGAGACCGGATCAAGGTCGGGATCTTCGACCTCGGGATCGAGGAGGTCCGCGAACCGCCGACCAGTGGCTCGAGAGACCGCGCCGCGACCGCCGGCCTGCCGCAGGCGCCCCCGCTGGCGCAAGTCGCCGTCGGAACGGCGACCATCGTGCGCTCGCTGGCCGATTTCAGCGCCGCCTGGGGGCTCGACGGCAAGACCTCGGGCGAGGCGCGATCGAGCAAGCGCAAGGATCTCGACGAGGCCTATTCGAGCAAGATCTTCGGCTTCATGACGCGCCTCGCGCGTCTCCTCATCCGCTCCGATTCGGTCGACGAGGTGCTGTCGCGGGTGATGGACATCGCTTTCGAGGCGCTGCCGGTCGACCGTGGCTTCATCCTGCTGCTCGACGAGTCGACGGGGAAGACGGTCTGCGAGCTGGCACGCACCAAGGAGCGCCTCGAGTTCCGGCCACAGAGCGAGGTGCCGGTCTCGCAGACGATGGTCGAGCAGGTCATGCGCGACCGCGTCGCCCTGCTGACCTACGACGCGCTGGCCGATCAACGGCTCGCCGGTGGCGACTCGATTCGCATCCATCAGATCCGCGCCGCGATGTGCACGCCGCTCTGGTCGGGAGAGAAGATCATCGGCGTCTTCCAGGTCGATACGCCCTTCCACGCCGGCACCTTCAACGAGAAGGATCTGGACCTGCTGACCGCCCTCGCCAACTACGCCGCAGTGGCGGTGGAGAGGCTGCGCTACGCCAAGACGGTCGAGTTCGAGCGCCAGGTGCGCAGCCGCCTCGAGCGCTACCATTCGCCGGCGGTCATCGAGAGCATCGTGAAGTTCACCCCGAGCGCGGCCGAGCCGACGGTCGGCAGGATGAAGCTCGCGGAAGCGACGGTGATGTTCGCCGACCTCGCGGGCTTCACGCCGGTGTCCGAGCAGGCGAGCCCCCAGGAAGTGGCCGAGATGCTCGAGTCCTACTTCACGCACGCGGTGGAGGCGATCTTCTCGGTCGGGGGGACGCTCGACAAGTTCATCGGTGACTGCGTGATGGCGTTCTTCGGCGCGCCGGTTCCCCAGAGCGACCATGCCCGACGGGCCGTCGAGGCCGCGATCCAGATCCAGGATGCGCAGGAGGCCCTGAACCGCGAGCGCGCGGCACGCGGCCTCCCGACTCTTCTGGTGCGGATCGCGATCCAGAGTGGCCCGGTCATGGTGGGCGACGTCGGCAGCCGCAAGCGCGTCGACTACACGGTGCTCGGAAATACGGTGAACGTCGCGGCGCGGCTCGAATCGGGTGTCGCCGAGCCGGGCGAGATCACCCTCGGCGGCGAGACCCATCGCCTGCTCGCCGGCGCGTTCCCCACCGAGCCCCTGGGCGAGTTCCAGCTCAAGGGGCTGCAGCAGAAAGTGCACGCCTTCCGCGTGCTCCGGGGCTGA
- a CDS encoding non-canonical purine NTP pyrophosphatase, with amino-acid sequence MSEPLLFVTGNPSKLVEARRLAAVAGRTLEAIAVDLPEIQSLDMEEVLRAKAWHAWQSVQQAVVVEETGLELAALNGFPGPLVKWMLAAVGAEGIARTAIALGNPRARAVCLLMWTDGLQTVLARGETGGDLVLPPRGPNGFGWDPVFRPEGKIRTYGELSDQEKDRVGHRGRAWRELLARLRDERSTSPSG; translated from the coding sequence ATGTCCGAGCCCCTGCTCTTCGTCACCGGCAATCCGTCGAAGCTCGTCGAGGCGCGCCGGCTCGCCGCGGTCGCCGGACGGACGCTCGAGGCGATCGCCGTCGATCTGCCGGAGATCCAGTCGCTCGACATGGAGGAGGTGCTGCGCGCCAAGGCCTGGCATGCCTGGCAGAGCGTGCAACAGGCGGTCGTCGTCGAGGAGACGGGGCTCGAGCTCGCCGCTCTCAATGGTTTTCCCGGTCCGCTGGTGAAGTGGATGCTCGCGGCGGTCGGCGCCGAAGGCATCGCCCGCACTGCGATCGCGCTGGGCAACCCGCGCGCCAGGGCGGTCTGCCTGTTGATGTGGACCGACGGCCTGCAGACGGTCCTGGCGCGCGGCGAGACGGGCGGAGACCTCGTCCTCCCGCCGCGCGGGCCGAACGGTTTCGGCTGGGATCCGGTCTTCCGGCCGGAGGGCAAGATCCGCACCTACGGCGAGCTCTCCGACCAAGAGAAAGACCGCGTCGGCCACCGCGGCCGCGCCTGGCGCGAGCTGCTCGCGCGTCTGCGCGACGAACGGTCGACCTCGCCGAGCGGCTAG